A portion of the Aphelocoma coerulescens isolate FSJ_1873_10779 chromosome 1, UR_Acoe_1.0, whole genome shotgun sequence genome contains these proteins:
- the NFKBIZ gene encoding NF-kappa-B inhibitor zeta isoform X3, which translates to MIVESSRDVAPDGGDGGALSSPINLAYFYGASPHSSEGSCSPAHSSAPGSPGSDSDLSVSSRGGGRRDPRGGPRPALQVEQHMGGGKQHRGPFQGVRVKNSVKELLLHFRSSKQISSSPATEESKAQGGLVNYEPYTAELKSILGHSGKRKAPELLSDGPSFKRQANVHPHLLTPPQTPTSMDSMEETHKTDPKHDSSSDLLQNIINIKNESSPISLNTVQVSWLHSVSSHGSPAEQYQDSPGTQAFSPSQKYQAFQDHTSQHMLDPPQHYQFSASQNQDLSQSYPSDASLDYRPFVASDQSPVYQQNTFESHELQYCPSQSFSSLLNDSEGSDGLSSPLQPLSSAHPQAEVAPPAPNFSLLSSSLCGSLERSVSMATLNVSLPDQNIARSTTQLGKSFFQWQVEQEENKLANISQDQFLAKDADGDTFLHIAVAQGRRALSYVLARKMAALHMLDIKEHNGQSAFQVAVAANQHLIVQDLVSLGAQVNTTDCWGRTPLHVCAEKGHAQVLQAIQKGAMGSNQYVDLEATNYDGLTALHCAVLAHNAVLHELQNCQPPHSPEVQELLLRNKSLVETIKILIQMGASVEAKDRKSGRSALHLAAEEANLELIRLFLELPNYLSFVNAKAYNGNTALHVAASLQYRVSQLDAVRLLMRKGADPSARNLENEQPVHLVPDGLVGEQIRRILKGKAIQQRVSPF; encoded by the exons ATGATCGTGGAGAGCAGCCGGGACGTGGCGCCCGATGGCGGCGACGGCggcgccctcagcagccccatcAACCTCGCCTACTTCTACGGGGCCTCGCCCCACTCCAGCGAGGGCAGCTGCTCGCCGGCGCACTCCTCCGCCCCGGGCTCGCCGGGATCCGACTCGGACCTCTCGGTGAGCagccgcggcggcggccggagggacccccggggcggcccccgccccgcgctgcAAG TTGAACAACACATGGGGGGCGGAAAGCAGCACAGAGGACCTTTCCAGGGGGTGCGTGTGAAGAACTCTGTGAAGGAGCTCCTGCTGCACTTCAGGAGCAGCAAACAGATTTCCTCGAGTCCTGCCACCGAGGAAAGCAAG GCGCAAGGAGGATTGGTGAACTACGAACCATACACAG cagAACTCAAGAGCATACTAGGCCACAGTGGCAAAAGAAAGGCTCCTGAACTCCTCTCTGATGGACCTTCTTTCAAGCGCCAAGCCAATGTTCACCCACATCTCCTG ACCCCACCCCAGACACCAACTTCTATGGACAGCATGGAGGAGACACATAAAACTGACCCAAAGCACGACAGCAGTTCTGATCTGCTTCAGAACATTATAAACATCAAGAACGAGTCGAGCCCCATTTCCCTGAACACGGTGCAGGTGAGCTGGTTGCACTCTGTCTCCAGCCATGGCTCGCCTGCTGAGCAGTACCAGGACAGCCCAGGAACACAGGCTTTCTCCCCATCCCAGAAGTACCAAGCATTCCAAGACCACACCAGTCAGCATATGCTTGATCCACCACAGCATTATCAGTTCTCTGCATCCCAGAACCAAGATTTGTCACAGAGTTATCCTTCAGATGCCTCCCTGGACTACAGGCCGTTTGTTGCCAGTGACCAGTCTCCTGTCTACCAGCAGAACACCTTTGAGAGCCATGAGCTGCAGTACTGCCCGTCACAGAGCTTCTCTTCCCTCTTGAATGACTCAGAAGGCTCAGATGGCCTCTCCAGTCCCCTCCAGCCGCTGAGCAGTGCCCACCCGCAGGCCGAGGTtgcccctcctgcccccaaCTTCAGCTTGCTTTCCAGCAGCCTCTGTGGCAGTCTGGAGCGCAGCGTCTCTATGGCTACTCTGAATGTCTCTCTACCTGACCAAAACATTGCCAGAAGCACAACACAGCTGGGCAAGTCATTTTTTCAATGGCaagtggagcaggaggagaacaAACTGGCTAACATCTCTCAAGACCAGTTCCTTGCAAAAGACGCCGATGGAGACAC CTTCCTCCACATCGCTGTTGCCCAGGGCCGTCGAGCACTCTCCTATGTTCTTGCGAGGAAGATGGCTGCCCTGCACATGCTGGATATTAAAGAGCACAATGGCCAG AGTGCTTTCCAGGTTGCTGTGGCTGCCAATCAGCATCTCATTGTGCAGGACTTGGTTAGCTTGGGGGCTCAAGTGAACACCACAGACTGCTGGGGTAGAACGCCGCTGCATGTCTGTGCTGAGAAGGGGCATGCCCAGGTCCTCCAG GCAATCCAAAAGGGAGCCATGGGAAGCAATCAGTATGTGGACCTTGAGGCAACAAACTATGATG GTTTGACAGCGTTGCACTGTGCGGTTCTGGCCCATAATGCTGTGCTGCATGAACTGCAGAATTGTCAGCCACCACACTCCCCTGAGGTCCAGGAGCTTCTGCTGAGAAACAAGAGCCTGGTAGAAACCATCAAGATCCTGATACAAATGGGAGCCTCTGTTGAAGCAAAA GATCGCAAAAGTGGTCGCTCCGCTTTACATTTGGCAGCAGAAGAAGCAAACCTGGAGCTCATTCGTCTCTTTTTGGAGCTGCCCAACTATCTCTCTTTTGTTAATGCAAAG GCTTACAATGGCAACACAGCCCTGCATGTGGCTGCCAGCCTGCAGTACCGCGTGAGCCAGCTGGATGCTGTGCGCCTGCTCATGCGCAAGGGAGCGGATCCGAGTGCCAGGAACTTGGAGAATGAGCAGCCAGTTCATCTGGTTCCTGACGGCCTTGTAGGGGAACAG atAAGGCGTATCCTCAAAGGGAAGGCGATTCAGCAGAGAGTGTCGCCGTTTTAG
- the NFKBIZ gene encoding NF-kappa-B inhibitor zeta isoform X1 yields the protein MIVESSRDVAPDGGDGGALSSPINLAYFYGASPHSSEGSCSPAHSSAPGSPGSDSDLSVSSRGGGRRDPRGGPRPALQVEQHMGGGKQHRGPFQGVRVKNSVKELLLHFRSSKQISSSPATEESKAQGGLVNYEPYTAELKSILGHSGKRKAPELLSDGPSFKRQANVHPHLLTPPQTPTSMDSMEETHKTDPKHDSSSDLLQNIINIKNESSPISLNTVQVSWLHSVSSHGSPAEQYQDSPGTQAFSPSQKYQAFQDHTSQHMLDPPQHYQFSASQNQDLSQSYPSDASLDYRPFVASDQSPVYQQNTFESHELQYCPSQSFSSLLNDSEGSDGLSSPLQPLSSAHPQAEVAPPAPNFSLLSSSLCGSLERSVSMATLNVSLPDQNIARSTTQLGKSFFQWQVEQEENKLANISQDQFLAKDADGDTFLHIAVAQGRRALSYVLARKMAALHMLDIKEHNGQSAFQVAVAANQHLIVQDLVSLGAQVNTTDCWGRTPLHVCAEKGHAQVLQAIQKGAMGSNQYVDLEATNYDGLTALHCAVLAHNAVLHELQNCQPPHSPEVQELLLRNKSLVETIKILIQMGASVEAKDRKSGRSALHLAAEEANLELIRLFLELPNYLSFVNAKAYNGNTALHVAASLQYRVSQLDAVRLLMRKGADPSARNLENEQPVHLVPDGLVGEQVKKFLPTLSFHLSLSTQKLYSTPKVSFGFCFQEKDLANAILFFRSLASTSRSGRIYRPEILGFTCSFYFFHLKSFLLSR from the exons ATGATCGTGGAGAGCAGCCGGGACGTGGCGCCCGATGGCGGCGACGGCggcgccctcagcagccccatcAACCTCGCCTACTTCTACGGGGCCTCGCCCCACTCCAGCGAGGGCAGCTGCTCGCCGGCGCACTCCTCCGCCCCGGGCTCGCCGGGATCCGACTCGGACCTCTCGGTGAGCagccgcggcggcggccggagggacccccggggcggcccccgccccgcgctgcAAG TTGAACAACACATGGGGGGCGGAAAGCAGCACAGAGGACCTTTCCAGGGGGTGCGTGTGAAGAACTCTGTGAAGGAGCTCCTGCTGCACTTCAGGAGCAGCAAACAGATTTCCTCGAGTCCTGCCACCGAGGAAAGCAAG GCGCAAGGAGGATTGGTGAACTACGAACCATACACAG cagAACTCAAGAGCATACTAGGCCACAGTGGCAAAAGAAAGGCTCCTGAACTCCTCTCTGATGGACCTTCTTTCAAGCGCCAAGCCAATGTTCACCCACATCTCCTG ACCCCACCCCAGACACCAACTTCTATGGACAGCATGGAGGAGACACATAAAACTGACCCAAAGCACGACAGCAGTTCTGATCTGCTTCAGAACATTATAAACATCAAGAACGAGTCGAGCCCCATTTCCCTGAACACGGTGCAGGTGAGCTGGTTGCACTCTGTCTCCAGCCATGGCTCGCCTGCTGAGCAGTACCAGGACAGCCCAGGAACACAGGCTTTCTCCCCATCCCAGAAGTACCAAGCATTCCAAGACCACACCAGTCAGCATATGCTTGATCCACCACAGCATTATCAGTTCTCTGCATCCCAGAACCAAGATTTGTCACAGAGTTATCCTTCAGATGCCTCCCTGGACTACAGGCCGTTTGTTGCCAGTGACCAGTCTCCTGTCTACCAGCAGAACACCTTTGAGAGCCATGAGCTGCAGTACTGCCCGTCACAGAGCTTCTCTTCCCTCTTGAATGACTCAGAAGGCTCAGATGGCCTCTCCAGTCCCCTCCAGCCGCTGAGCAGTGCCCACCCGCAGGCCGAGGTtgcccctcctgcccccaaCTTCAGCTTGCTTTCCAGCAGCCTCTGTGGCAGTCTGGAGCGCAGCGTCTCTATGGCTACTCTGAATGTCTCTCTACCTGACCAAAACATTGCCAGAAGCACAACACAGCTGGGCAAGTCATTTTTTCAATGGCaagtggagcaggaggagaacaAACTGGCTAACATCTCTCAAGACCAGTTCCTTGCAAAAGACGCCGATGGAGACAC CTTCCTCCACATCGCTGTTGCCCAGGGCCGTCGAGCACTCTCCTATGTTCTTGCGAGGAAGATGGCTGCCCTGCACATGCTGGATATTAAAGAGCACAATGGCCAG AGTGCTTTCCAGGTTGCTGTGGCTGCCAATCAGCATCTCATTGTGCAGGACTTGGTTAGCTTGGGGGCTCAAGTGAACACCACAGACTGCTGGGGTAGAACGCCGCTGCATGTCTGTGCTGAGAAGGGGCATGCCCAGGTCCTCCAG GCAATCCAAAAGGGAGCCATGGGAAGCAATCAGTATGTGGACCTTGAGGCAACAAACTATGATG GTTTGACAGCGTTGCACTGTGCGGTTCTGGCCCATAATGCTGTGCTGCATGAACTGCAGAATTGTCAGCCACCACACTCCCCTGAGGTCCAGGAGCTTCTGCTGAGAAACAAGAGCCTGGTAGAAACCATCAAGATCCTGATACAAATGGGAGCCTCTGTTGAAGCAAAA GATCGCAAAAGTGGTCGCTCCGCTTTACATTTGGCAGCAGAAGAAGCAAACCTGGAGCTCATTCGTCTCTTTTTGGAGCTGCCCAACTATCTCTCTTTTGTTAATGCAAAG GCTTACAATGGCAACACAGCCCTGCATGTGGCTGCCAGCCTGCAGTACCGCGTGAGCCAGCTGGATGCTGTGCGCCTGCTCATGCGCAAGGGAGCGGATCCGAGTGCCAGGAACTTGGAGAATGAGCAGCCAGTTCATCTGGTTCCTGACGGCCTTGTAGGGGAACAGGTAAAAAAATTCCTACCAACCCTCTCCTTCCATCTGTCTCTATCCACACAAAAGCTGTATTCCACTCCAAAggtttcttttgggttttgctttcaAGAAAAAGATTTAGCAAATGCCATTTTATTCTTTCGATCTTTAGCTTCAACATCAAGATCAGGCAGAATATACAGACCTGAAATTTTAGGTTTCACatgcagcttttattttttccatctcaAAAGCTTTTTGCTGTCGAGATAG
- the NFKBIZ gene encoding NF-kappa-B inhibitor zeta isoform X2: MIVESSRDVAPDGGDGGALSSPINLAYFYGASPHSSEGSCSPAHSSAPGSPGSDSDLSVSSRGGGRRDPRGGPRPALQVEQHMGGGKQHRGPFQGVRVKNSVKELLLHFRSSKQISSSPATEESKAQGGLVNYEPYTELKSILGHSGKRKAPELLSDGPSFKRQANVHPHLLTPPQTPTSMDSMEETHKTDPKHDSSSDLLQNIINIKNESSPISLNTVQVSWLHSVSSHGSPAEQYQDSPGTQAFSPSQKYQAFQDHTSQHMLDPPQHYQFSASQNQDLSQSYPSDASLDYRPFVASDQSPVYQQNTFESHELQYCPSQSFSSLLNDSEGSDGLSSPLQPLSSAHPQAEVAPPAPNFSLLSSSLCGSLERSVSMATLNVSLPDQNIARSTTQLGKSFFQWQVEQEENKLANISQDQFLAKDADGDTFLHIAVAQGRRALSYVLARKMAALHMLDIKEHNGQSAFQVAVAANQHLIVQDLVSLGAQVNTTDCWGRTPLHVCAEKGHAQVLQAIQKGAMGSNQYVDLEATNYDGLTALHCAVLAHNAVLHELQNCQPPHSPEVQELLLRNKSLVETIKILIQMGASVEAKDRKSGRSALHLAAEEANLELIRLFLELPNYLSFVNAKAYNGNTALHVAASLQYRVSQLDAVRLLMRKGADPSARNLENEQPVHLVPDGLVGEQVKKFLPTLSFHLSLSTQKLYSTPKVSFGFCFQEKDLANAILFFRSLASTSRSGRIYRPEILGFTCSFYFFHLKSFLLSR; encoded by the exons ATGATCGTGGAGAGCAGCCGGGACGTGGCGCCCGATGGCGGCGACGGCggcgccctcagcagccccatcAACCTCGCCTACTTCTACGGGGCCTCGCCCCACTCCAGCGAGGGCAGCTGCTCGCCGGCGCACTCCTCCGCCCCGGGCTCGCCGGGATCCGACTCGGACCTCTCGGTGAGCagccgcggcggcggccggagggacccccggggcggcccccgccccgcgctgcAAG TTGAACAACACATGGGGGGCGGAAAGCAGCACAGAGGACCTTTCCAGGGGGTGCGTGTGAAGAACTCTGTGAAGGAGCTCCTGCTGCACTTCAGGAGCAGCAAACAGATTTCCTCGAGTCCTGCCACCGAGGAAAGCAAG GCGCAAGGAGGATTGGTGAACTACGAACCATACACAG AACTCAAGAGCATACTAGGCCACAGTGGCAAAAGAAAGGCTCCTGAACTCCTCTCTGATGGACCTTCTTTCAAGCGCCAAGCCAATGTTCACCCACATCTCCTG ACCCCACCCCAGACACCAACTTCTATGGACAGCATGGAGGAGACACATAAAACTGACCCAAAGCACGACAGCAGTTCTGATCTGCTTCAGAACATTATAAACATCAAGAACGAGTCGAGCCCCATTTCCCTGAACACGGTGCAGGTGAGCTGGTTGCACTCTGTCTCCAGCCATGGCTCGCCTGCTGAGCAGTACCAGGACAGCCCAGGAACACAGGCTTTCTCCCCATCCCAGAAGTACCAAGCATTCCAAGACCACACCAGTCAGCATATGCTTGATCCACCACAGCATTATCAGTTCTCTGCATCCCAGAACCAAGATTTGTCACAGAGTTATCCTTCAGATGCCTCCCTGGACTACAGGCCGTTTGTTGCCAGTGACCAGTCTCCTGTCTACCAGCAGAACACCTTTGAGAGCCATGAGCTGCAGTACTGCCCGTCACAGAGCTTCTCTTCCCTCTTGAATGACTCAGAAGGCTCAGATGGCCTCTCCAGTCCCCTCCAGCCGCTGAGCAGTGCCCACCCGCAGGCCGAGGTtgcccctcctgcccccaaCTTCAGCTTGCTTTCCAGCAGCCTCTGTGGCAGTCTGGAGCGCAGCGTCTCTATGGCTACTCTGAATGTCTCTCTACCTGACCAAAACATTGCCAGAAGCACAACACAGCTGGGCAAGTCATTTTTTCAATGGCaagtggagcaggaggagaacaAACTGGCTAACATCTCTCAAGACCAGTTCCTTGCAAAAGACGCCGATGGAGACAC CTTCCTCCACATCGCTGTTGCCCAGGGCCGTCGAGCACTCTCCTATGTTCTTGCGAGGAAGATGGCTGCCCTGCACATGCTGGATATTAAAGAGCACAATGGCCAG AGTGCTTTCCAGGTTGCTGTGGCTGCCAATCAGCATCTCATTGTGCAGGACTTGGTTAGCTTGGGGGCTCAAGTGAACACCACAGACTGCTGGGGTAGAACGCCGCTGCATGTCTGTGCTGAGAAGGGGCATGCCCAGGTCCTCCAG GCAATCCAAAAGGGAGCCATGGGAAGCAATCAGTATGTGGACCTTGAGGCAACAAACTATGATG GTTTGACAGCGTTGCACTGTGCGGTTCTGGCCCATAATGCTGTGCTGCATGAACTGCAGAATTGTCAGCCACCACACTCCCCTGAGGTCCAGGAGCTTCTGCTGAGAAACAAGAGCCTGGTAGAAACCATCAAGATCCTGATACAAATGGGAGCCTCTGTTGAAGCAAAA GATCGCAAAAGTGGTCGCTCCGCTTTACATTTGGCAGCAGAAGAAGCAAACCTGGAGCTCATTCGTCTCTTTTTGGAGCTGCCCAACTATCTCTCTTTTGTTAATGCAAAG GCTTACAATGGCAACACAGCCCTGCATGTGGCTGCCAGCCTGCAGTACCGCGTGAGCCAGCTGGATGCTGTGCGCCTGCTCATGCGCAAGGGAGCGGATCCGAGTGCCAGGAACTTGGAGAATGAGCAGCCAGTTCATCTGGTTCCTGACGGCCTTGTAGGGGAACAGGTAAAAAAATTCCTACCAACCCTCTCCTTCCATCTGTCTCTATCCACACAAAAGCTGTATTCCACTCCAAAggtttcttttgggttttgctttcaAGAAAAAGATTTAGCAAATGCCATTTTATTCTTTCGATCTTTAGCTTCAACATCAAGATCAGGCAGAATATACAGACCTGAAATTTTAGGTTTCACatgcagcttttattttttccatctcaAAAGCTTTTTGCTGTCGAGATAG
- the NFKBIZ gene encoding NF-kappa-B inhibitor zeta isoform X4 produces the protein MIVESSRDVAPDGGDGGALSSPINLAYFYGASPHSSEGSCSPAHSSAPGSPGSDSDLSVSSRGGGRRDPRGGPRPALQVEQHMGGGKQHRGPFQGVRVKNSVKELLLHFRSSKQISSSPATEESKAQGGLVNYEPYTELKSILGHSGKRKAPELLSDGPSFKRQANVHPHLLTPPQTPTSMDSMEETHKTDPKHDSSSDLLQNIINIKNESSPISLNTVQVSWLHSVSSHGSPAEQYQDSPGTQAFSPSQKYQAFQDHTSQHMLDPPQHYQFSASQNQDLSQSYPSDASLDYRPFVASDQSPVYQQNTFESHELQYCPSQSFSSLLNDSEGSDGLSSPLQPLSSAHPQAEVAPPAPNFSLLSSSLCGSLERSVSMATLNVSLPDQNIARSTTQLGKSFFQWQVEQEENKLANISQDQFLAKDADGDTFLHIAVAQGRRALSYVLARKMAALHMLDIKEHNGQSAFQVAVAANQHLIVQDLVSLGAQVNTTDCWGRTPLHVCAEKGHAQVLQAIQKGAMGSNQYVDLEATNYDGLTALHCAVLAHNAVLHELQNCQPPHSPEVQELLLRNKSLVETIKILIQMGASVEAKDRKSGRSALHLAAEEANLELIRLFLELPNYLSFVNAKAYNGNTALHVAASLQYRVSQLDAVRLLMRKGADPSARNLENEQPVHLVPDGLVGEQIRRILKGKAIQQRVSPF, from the exons ATGATCGTGGAGAGCAGCCGGGACGTGGCGCCCGATGGCGGCGACGGCggcgccctcagcagccccatcAACCTCGCCTACTTCTACGGGGCCTCGCCCCACTCCAGCGAGGGCAGCTGCTCGCCGGCGCACTCCTCCGCCCCGGGCTCGCCGGGATCCGACTCGGACCTCTCGGTGAGCagccgcggcggcggccggagggacccccggggcggcccccgccccgcgctgcAAG TTGAACAACACATGGGGGGCGGAAAGCAGCACAGAGGACCTTTCCAGGGGGTGCGTGTGAAGAACTCTGTGAAGGAGCTCCTGCTGCACTTCAGGAGCAGCAAACAGATTTCCTCGAGTCCTGCCACCGAGGAAAGCAAG GCGCAAGGAGGATTGGTGAACTACGAACCATACACAG AACTCAAGAGCATACTAGGCCACAGTGGCAAAAGAAAGGCTCCTGAACTCCTCTCTGATGGACCTTCTTTCAAGCGCCAAGCCAATGTTCACCCACATCTCCTG ACCCCACCCCAGACACCAACTTCTATGGACAGCATGGAGGAGACACATAAAACTGACCCAAAGCACGACAGCAGTTCTGATCTGCTTCAGAACATTATAAACATCAAGAACGAGTCGAGCCCCATTTCCCTGAACACGGTGCAGGTGAGCTGGTTGCACTCTGTCTCCAGCCATGGCTCGCCTGCTGAGCAGTACCAGGACAGCCCAGGAACACAGGCTTTCTCCCCATCCCAGAAGTACCAAGCATTCCAAGACCACACCAGTCAGCATATGCTTGATCCACCACAGCATTATCAGTTCTCTGCATCCCAGAACCAAGATTTGTCACAGAGTTATCCTTCAGATGCCTCCCTGGACTACAGGCCGTTTGTTGCCAGTGACCAGTCTCCTGTCTACCAGCAGAACACCTTTGAGAGCCATGAGCTGCAGTACTGCCCGTCACAGAGCTTCTCTTCCCTCTTGAATGACTCAGAAGGCTCAGATGGCCTCTCCAGTCCCCTCCAGCCGCTGAGCAGTGCCCACCCGCAGGCCGAGGTtgcccctcctgcccccaaCTTCAGCTTGCTTTCCAGCAGCCTCTGTGGCAGTCTGGAGCGCAGCGTCTCTATGGCTACTCTGAATGTCTCTCTACCTGACCAAAACATTGCCAGAAGCACAACACAGCTGGGCAAGTCATTTTTTCAATGGCaagtggagcaggaggagaacaAACTGGCTAACATCTCTCAAGACCAGTTCCTTGCAAAAGACGCCGATGGAGACAC CTTCCTCCACATCGCTGTTGCCCAGGGCCGTCGAGCACTCTCCTATGTTCTTGCGAGGAAGATGGCTGCCCTGCACATGCTGGATATTAAAGAGCACAATGGCCAG AGTGCTTTCCAGGTTGCTGTGGCTGCCAATCAGCATCTCATTGTGCAGGACTTGGTTAGCTTGGGGGCTCAAGTGAACACCACAGACTGCTGGGGTAGAACGCCGCTGCATGTCTGTGCTGAGAAGGGGCATGCCCAGGTCCTCCAG GCAATCCAAAAGGGAGCCATGGGAAGCAATCAGTATGTGGACCTTGAGGCAACAAACTATGATG GTTTGACAGCGTTGCACTGTGCGGTTCTGGCCCATAATGCTGTGCTGCATGAACTGCAGAATTGTCAGCCACCACACTCCCCTGAGGTCCAGGAGCTTCTGCTGAGAAACAAGAGCCTGGTAGAAACCATCAAGATCCTGATACAAATGGGAGCCTCTGTTGAAGCAAAA GATCGCAAAAGTGGTCGCTCCGCTTTACATTTGGCAGCAGAAGAAGCAAACCTGGAGCTCATTCGTCTCTTTTTGGAGCTGCCCAACTATCTCTCTTTTGTTAATGCAAAG GCTTACAATGGCAACACAGCCCTGCATGTGGCTGCCAGCCTGCAGTACCGCGTGAGCCAGCTGGATGCTGTGCGCCTGCTCATGCGCAAGGGAGCGGATCCGAGTGCCAGGAACTTGGAGAATGAGCAGCCAGTTCATCTGGTTCCTGACGGCCTTGTAGGGGAACAG atAAGGCGTATCCTCAAAGGGAAGGCGATTCAGCAGAGAGTGTCGCCGTTTTAG
- the NFKBIZ gene encoding NF-kappa-B inhibitor zeta isoform X5 has protein sequence MGGGKQHRGPFQGVRVKNSVKELLLHFRSSKQISSSPATEESKAQGGLVNYEPYTAELKSILGHSGKRKAPELLSDGPSFKRQANVHPHLLTPPQTPTSMDSMEETHKTDPKHDSSSDLLQNIINIKNESSPISLNTVQVSWLHSVSSHGSPAEQYQDSPGTQAFSPSQKYQAFQDHTSQHMLDPPQHYQFSASQNQDLSQSYPSDASLDYRPFVASDQSPVYQQNTFESHELQYCPSQSFSSLLNDSEGSDGLSSPLQPLSSAHPQAEVAPPAPNFSLLSSSLCGSLERSVSMATLNVSLPDQNIARSTTQLGKSFFQWQVEQEENKLANISQDQFLAKDADGDTFLHIAVAQGRRALSYVLARKMAALHMLDIKEHNGQSAFQVAVAANQHLIVQDLVSLGAQVNTTDCWGRTPLHVCAEKGHAQVLQAIQKGAMGSNQYVDLEATNYDGLTALHCAVLAHNAVLHELQNCQPPHSPEVQELLLRNKSLVETIKILIQMGASVEAKDRKSGRSALHLAAEEANLELIRLFLELPNYLSFVNAKAYNGNTALHVAASLQYRVSQLDAVRLLMRKGADPSARNLENEQPVHLVPDGLVGEQVKKFLPTLSFHLSLSTQKLYSTPKVSFGFCFQEKDLANAILFFRSLASTSRSGRIYRPEILGFTCSFYFFHLKSFLLSR, from the exons ATGGGGGGCGGAAAGCAGCACAGAGGACCTTTCCAGGGGGTGCGTGTGAAGAACTCTGTGAAGGAGCTCCTGCTGCACTTCAGGAGCAGCAAACAGATTTCCTCGAGTCCTGCCACCGAGGAAAGCAAG GCGCAAGGAGGATTGGTGAACTACGAACCATACACAG cagAACTCAAGAGCATACTAGGCCACAGTGGCAAAAGAAAGGCTCCTGAACTCCTCTCTGATGGACCTTCTTTCAAGCGCCAAGCCAATGTTCACCCACATCTCCTG ACCCCACCCCAGACACCAACTTCTATGGACAGCATGGAGGAGACACATAAAACTGACCCAAAGCACGACAGCAGTTCTGATCTGCTTCAGAACATTATAAACATCAAGAACGAGTCGAGCCCCATTTCCCTGAACACGGTGCAGGTGAGCTGGTTGCACTCTGTCTCCAGCCATGGCTCGCCTGCTGAGCAGTACCAGGACAGCCCAGGAACACAGGCTTTCTCCCCATCCCAGAAGTACCAAGCATTCCAAGACCACACCAGTCAGCATATGCTTGATCCACCACAGCATTATCAGTTCTCTGCATCCCAGAACCAAGATTTGTCACAGAGTTATCCTTCAGATGCCTCCCTGGACTACAGGCCGTTTGTTGCCAGTGACCAGTCTCCTGTCTACCAGCAGAACACCTTTGAGAGCCATGAGCTGCAGTACTGCCCGTCACAGAGCTTCTCTTCCCTCTTGAATGACTCAGAAGGCTCAGATGGCCTCTCCAGTCCCCTCCAGCCGCTGAGCAGTGCCCACCCGCAGGCCGAGGTtgcccctcctgcccccaaCTTCAGCTTGCTTTCCAGCAGCCTCTGTGGCAGTCTGGAGCGCAGCGTCTCTATGGCTACTCTGAATGTCTCTCTACCTGACCAAAACATTGCCAGAAGCACAACACAGCTGGGCAAGTCATTTTTTCAATGGCaagtggagcaggaggagaacaAACTGGCTAACATCTCTCAAGACCAGTTCCTTGCAAAAGACGCCGATGGAGACAC CTTCCTCCACATCGCTGTTGCCCAGGGCCGTCGAGCACTCTCCTATGTTCTTGCGAGGAAGATGGCTGCCCTGCACATGCTGGATATTAAAGAGCACAATGGCCAG AGTGCTTTCCAGGTTGCTGTGGCTGCCAATCAGCATCTCATTGTGCAGGACTTGGTTAGCTTGGGGGCTCAAGTGAACACCACAGACTGCTGGGGTAGAACGCCGCTGCATGTCTGTGCTGAGAAGGGGCATGCCCAGGTCCTCCAG GCAATCCAAAAGGGAGCCATGGGAAGCAATCAGTATGTGGACCTTGAGGCAACAAACTATGATG GTTTGACAGCGTTGCACTGTGCGGTTCTGGCCCATAATGCTGTGCTGCATGAACTGCAGAATTGTCAGCCACCACACTCCCCTGAGGTCCAGGAGCTTCTGCTGAGAAACAAGAGCCTGGTAGAAACCATCAAGATCCTGATACAAATGGGAGCCTCTGTTGAAGCAAAA GATCGCAAAAGTGGTCGCTCCGCTTTACATTTGGCAGCAGAAGAAGCAAACCTGGAGCTCATTCGTCTCTTTTTGGAGCTGCCCAACTATCTCTCTTTTGTTAATGCAAAG GCTTACAATGGCAACACAGCCCTGCATGTGGCTGCCAGCCTGCAGTACCGCGTGAGCCAGCTGGATGCTGTGCGCCTGCTCATGCGCAAGGGAGCGGATCCGAGTGCCAGGAACTTGGAGAATGAGCAGCCAGTTCATCTGGTTCCTGACGGCCTTGTAGGGGAACAGGTAAAAAAATTCCTACCAACCCTCTCCTTCCATCTGTCTCTATCCACACAAAAGCTGTATTCCACTCCAAAggtttcttttgggttttgctttcaAGAAAAAGATTTAGCAAATGCCATTTTATTCTTTCGATCTTTAGCTTCAACATCAAGATCAGGCAGAATATACAGACCTGAAATTTTAGGTTTCACatgcagcttttattttttccatctcaAAAGCTTTTTGCTGTCGAGATAG